A window of the Planococcus citri chromosome 4, ihPlaCitr1.1, whole genome shotgun sequence genome harbors these coding sequences:
- the LOC135844994 gene encoding uncharacterized protein LOC135844994 — MNYLIFIVILIIPTIIAENSLKRMKKYVDEEYENVMHLLELLIEQKMHVMPDDPKCLSPTIKFGAPKIREYLNRYTCWRYAEDERLNAIRDSEKMDDHQIEEELQNLNITLHRLRDIYESLHIAKSTVHYIRNELEQDIRKHNLEEQYDIEGEFKMECDSLKGMFISTAQLARRLVPPSLKHSLSSINSPIIRLKLPKSN; from the exons atgaatTACCTCATTTTCATAGTTATCTTAATAATACCAACcataattgctgaaaattctttgaaaagaatgaaaaaatatgtggATGAAGAATACGAGAATGTAATGCACCTGTTGGAATTATTGATCGAGCAAAAGATGCATGTGATGCCAGATGATCCTAAATGTTTATCACCTACAATTAAATTCGGAGCTCCGAAAATACGAGAATATCTGAACCGTTACACTTGTTGGAGATACGCCGAAGACGAACGATTAAACGCAATTCGTGATTCTGAGAAAATGGACGATCATCAAATCGAAGAAG AATTGCAGAATTTGAACATCACACTGCACAGATTACGAGACATATACGAATCTCTGCACATAGCAAAAAGCACTGTGCACTACATCAGAAACGAACTTGAACAGGATATACGTAAACATAATTTGGAAGAACAATATGACATCGAAGGTGAATTCAAAATGGAATGTGATTCGCTGAAAGGGATGTTTATTTCAACAGCACAGTTGGCGAGACGACTTGTGCCACCTTCATTGAAGCACTCGCTGTCGTCCATCAACAGTCCAATTATTCGATTAAAGCTTCCAAAGTCTAACTGA